The following coding sequences are from one Capsicum annuum cultivar UCD-10X-F1 chromosome 3, UCD10Xv1.1, whole genome shotgun sequence window:
- the LOC107866427 gene encoding GATA transcription factor 16, with protein MDLVEVKRSEVEDVNSINKVKSCSGCHTTRTPLWRSGPSGPKSLCNACGIKYNKKRRQILGLDKGEKKKKKKISEDKNNRKSGMSLKMKLMALGGKLREEEEAAILLMALSCGSFDKLLF; from the exons ATGGATCTGGTGGAAGTAAAG agATCAGAAGTAGAGGACGTGAATAGTATTAACAAGGTGAAATCTTGTAGTGGATGTCATACCACAAGAACCCCTCTATGGAGAAGTGGTCCATCAGGCCCCAag TCATTGTGTAACGCATGTGGGATCAAGTACAACAAGAAGAGGAGGCAAATTTTGGGACTTGATAAGggtgagaagaagaagaagaagaaaattagtgAAGATAAAAACAATAGAAAAAGTGGAATGTCATTGAAAATGAAGTTGATGGCATTGGGAGGCAAATTAAGAGAAGAGGAGGAAGCGGCGATACTGTTGATGGCTCTTTCATGTGGATCCTTTGACAAATTACTATTCTAA